Proteins from one Alphaproteobacteria bacterium genomic window:
- a CDS encoding HI0074 family nucleotidyltransferase substrate-binding subunit yields MIIDEINIAPLLKALNKFDEFRLNILTEQERAGAIQAFEYCFELSWKIMRRFLEKRGQVVNSPKETFRVAALEGFIDDPELWFEFLKKRTMAVHTYEEDEAEKVAATFPSFSIAIHDFLVVLGAK; encoded by the coding sequence ATGATCATTGATGAGATTAATATTGCTCCCCTACTTAAGGCACTTAATAAATTCGATGAGTTTCGTTTGAATATTCTGACCGAGCAAGAACGAGCCGGGGCCATACAAGCCTTTGAGTATTGTTTTGAGTTGTCATGGAAAATCATGAGGCGTTTTTTGGAAAAGCGCGGTCAGGTTGTTAATTCTCCAAAGGAAACATTCAGGGTTGCTGCTTTGGAGGGGTTTATTGATGATCCTGAGTTATGGTTTGAGTTTCTTAAAAAAAGAACCATGGCGGTCCATACGTATGAGGAGGATGAGGCCGAAAAAGTTGCCGCCACATTTCCATCCTTTTCAATCGCGATCCATGATTTTCTTGTTGTTCTTGGTGCCAAGTGA
- the tkt gene encoding transketolase, with translation MSKNYSSLANAIRFLSMDTVEAAKSGHPGMPMGMADVATVLFCDFLKFNPQDASWPDRDRFVLSTGHGSVLLYSLLYLTGYPDMTIEHLKQFRQWGSLTPGHPEYGHTPGVETTTGPLGQGLATAVGMALAEKMLSDRFGSGISDHHTYVIAGDGDLMEGISQEALSFAGHYKLNKLIVLFDDNHISIDGSTDLSTSDDPLMRFKASGWNAEQIDGHDFAAIHAAISRAKLSNKPSLIACRTTIAKGAPTKSGTSSSHGSPLGTKEIEAARSLLQWPYAPFDIPDDVLSVWRGAGERSLGDYTAWKKRFEGVKQVEVCDWKKIILDLKKRFAQEKPNLATRQLSQTVLEEIAPALPFLIGGSADLTGSNNTKASSQQAITPTDFSGQYIHYGIREHAMAAIMNGLSVHGAVGDSFVPYGGTFLVFGDYLRPALRLSALMGQGVIYVLTHDSIGLGEDGPTHQPVEHLASLRAIPNLNIFRPADGVEVAECWELAIADRKTPSVLALTRQAVMPVRLDVQSENLCARGGYILKEAAHQRQATLIATGSEIGLAIQAQQILADEEIFVCVVSLPCWRLFDKQPKDYQTKVLGNAPRIGIEAAIDFGWHKYIGSDGAFIGMHGFGASAPAPRLYQEFGITVDAIVQTVKQRILE, from the coding sequence GTGTCGAAAAATTATAGTTCCTTGGCGAATGCCATCCGTTTTTTGAGTATGGACACAGTGGAGGCCGCAAAATCTGGCCACCCTGGAATGCCTATGGGCATGGCTGATGTGGCAACGGTTTTGTTTTGTGATTTTCTGAAATTCAACCCACAGGATGCTTCTTGGCCGGACCGGGATCGATTTGTTTTATCGACAGGACATGGGTCGGTGTTGTTGTATAGCTTGTTATATTTAACGGGCTATCCCGACATGACGATCGAACACCTAAAGCAGTTTCGCCAGTGGGGAAGCCTGACGCCCGGTCACCCTGAATACGGCCATACACCCGGTGTTGAAACCACGACGGGCCCACTGGGTCAGGGGTTGGCAACGGCCGTTGGGATGGCCTTGGCCGAAAAAATGCTGAGCGACCGATTTGGATCGGGCATCAGCGATCATCACACATATGTCATTGCTGGAGATGGCGACCTGATGGAGGGTATAAGCCAGGAGGCATTGTCATTTGCTGGGCATTACAAATTAAACAAGTTGATTGTTTTGTTTGATGACAATCATATTTCGATCGATGGCAGTACAGATTTAAGCACATCCGACGATCCATTGATGCGCTTTAAGGCATCGGGGTGGAATGCCGAACAAATTGATGGTCATGATTTTGCTGCCATTCACGCAGCGATTTCTAGGGCCAAACTATCCAATAAGCCATCCTTGATCGCGTGTCGCACAACCATTGCCAAGGGGGCGCCAACAAAATCGGGCACATCCTCCAGCCATGGCAGTCCTTTGGGGACTAAGGAAATCGAGGCGGCGCGGTCTTTGTTGCAATGGCCGTATGCTCCGTTTGATATTCCTGATGATGTTTTGTCGGTTTGGAGGGGGGCCGGAGAGCGTTCCTTGGGGGATTATACCGCCTGGAAAAAGCGGTTTGAGGGGGTCAAGCAGGTGGAGGTGTGTGATTGGAAAAAAATAATCCTCGACCTTAAAAAACGCTTTGCACAGGAAAAACCAAATCTTGCTACGCGTCAACTTTCACAAACAGTTCTGGAGGAAATCGCCCCTGCCCTGCCCTTTTTAATTGGTGGGTCCGCAGATTTGACCGGATCGAACAACACAAAAGCATCATCACAACAAGCAATCACCCCAACCGATTTTTCGGGGCAATATATTCATTATGGCATCCGGGAACATGCTATGGCAGCGATTATGAATGGCCTTTCCGTTCATGGTGCTGTGGGCGATTCTTTTGTTCCTTATGGTGGGACGTTCCTTGTTTTTGGTGATTATCTGCGACCCGCATTGCGATTGTCGGCCCTTATGGGGCAAGGGGTAATTTATGTCCTGACGCATGATTCCATCGGCCTTGGGGAGGATGGTCCAACACATCAGCCAGTCGAACATCTTGCCAGCCTTCGGGCCATTCCCAACCTGAACATTTTTCGCCCCGCCGATGGTGTGGAGGTTGCTGAATGCTGGGAACTGGCTATTGCCGACCGCAAAACGCCGTCTGTTCTTGCTTTAACACGACAGGCTGTTATGCCGGTTCGTTTGGATGTGCAGTCAGAAAACTTGTGCGCTAGAGGGGGTTATATCCTAAAAGAAGCTGCCCATCAACGCCAAGCAACGTTGATTGCAACGGGGTCAGAAATCGGTCTGGCGATCCAGGCTCAACAAATTCTGGCGGACGAGGAAATTTTCGTTTGTGTTGTTTCGCTTCCCTGTTGGCGATTGTTTGACAAACAACCAAAAGACTATCAGACTAAAGTACTAGGGAACGCTCCACGTATCGGTATCGAGGCCGCCATTGATTTTGGTTGGCACAAATATATCGGATCCGATGGTGCGTTCATTGGAATGCATGGGTTTGGGGCATCGGCCCCCGCACCCCGGCTATATCAGGAATTTGGCATCACAGTGGATGCTATTGTTCAAACAGTTAAACAAAGGATTTTAGAATGA
- a CDS encoding nucleotidyltransferase domain-containing protein, giving the protein MITRHGLSLEPRHLKITQDILAKYPYTFYAFGSRARGNPKRFSDLDLCFLEDIPYNIRSHIEEDFEESDLPYKVDCVHFFSCDETFREIIQKDLVLLSPVGVDIRDCESIPMQVNFTIKDTSL; this is encoded by the coding sequence GTGATAACACGGCATGGGCTGTCTTTAGAACCAAGACACCTTAAAATCACCCAAGATATACTGGCAAAATACCCCTATACTTTTTACGCTTTCGGTTCTAGGGCCAGGGGAAATCCTAAACGGTTTTCAGATCTGGATTTGTGTTTTTTAGAGGATATTCCCTATAACATCAGAAGCCACATAGAGGAAGATTTCGAAGAATCTGATTTGCCATATAAGGTTGATTGTGTTCATTTTTTTTCTTGCGATGAGACATTTAGGGAAATTATCCAAAAGGATTTGGTTTTGCTGAGTCCAGTGGGGGTGGATATTAGGGATTGTGAAAGCATTCCGATGCAGGTAAACTTTACGATTAAAGATACCTCACTCTAA
- the trxA gene encoding thioredoxin produces MLVQQTNDANFEVDVLQSPMPVLVDFWAEWCGPCKMLSPILEDAYPSISGKTKILKLNIDENPNTPAQYGVRSIPTMIIFIGGKAVATKVGLLTKSNLIAWVESIVG; encoded by the coding sequence ATGCTTGTTCAACAAACAAACGATGCAAACTTTGAAGTGGATGTTTTGCAATCCCCCATGCCAGTTCTTGTGGATTTTTGGGCAGAATGGTGTGGTCCCTGCAAAATGTTGTCACCTATTCTTGAGGATGCCTATCCATCAATTTCTGGAAAAACAAAAATATTAAAACTTAATATCGATGAGAATCCAAACACTCCTGCACAATACGGTGTTCGCAGTATCCCAACAATGATCATTTTTATTGGCGGAAAAGCGGTCGCGACAAAAGTTGGCTTGCTAACAAAAAGCAATCTTATTGCTTGGGTCGAATCGATCGTTGGTTAG